One genomic region from Prionailurus bengalensis isolate Pbe53 chromosome C1, Fcat_Pben_1.1_paternal_pri, whole genome shotgun sequence encodes:
- the KCNE4 gene encoding potassium voltage-gated channel subfamily E member 4, which produces MEPLNSTHPSTAAPSGHLVSHVPGSGSSNGNEYFYILVVMSFYGIFLIGIMLGYMKSKRREKKSSLLLLYKDEERLWGEAMKPLPMVSGLRSVQVPMMLNMLQESVAPALSCTLCSMEGDSVSSESSTPDVHLTIQEEGADDELGETSETLLNESSEGSSENIHQNS; this is translated from the coding sequence ATGGAGCCTCTGAACAGCACGCACCCCAGCACCGCAGCCCCCAGCGGCCACCTCGTGTCCCACGTGCCGGGCAGCGGGAGCAGCAACGGCAACGAGTACTTCTACATTCTGGTCGTCATGTCCTTCTACGGCATCTTCTTGATCGGAATCATGCTGGGCTATATGAAGTCTAAGAGGCGGGAGAAGAAGTCCAGCCTGCTGCTGCTGTACAAGGATGAGGAGAGGCTCTGGGGGGAGGCCATGAAGCCGCTGCCCATGGTGTCGGGCCTGAGGTCGGTGCAGGTGCCCATGATGCTCAACATGCTGCAGGAGAGTGTGGCGCCCGCCCTGTCCTGTACCCTCTGCTCCATGGAAGGCGACAGCGTGAGCTCCGAGTCCTCCACACCGGACGTGCACCTCACCATCCAGGAGGAGGGGGCGGACGATGAGCTGGGGGAGACCTCGGAGACGCTCCTCAACGAAAGCAGCGAAGGCTCCTCGGAGAACATCCATCAGAATTCCTAG